In one window of Hyla sarda isolate aHylSar1 chromosome 1, aHylSar1.hap1, whole genome shotgun sequence DNA:
- the LOC130355539 gene encoding vomeronasal type-2 receptor 26-like, which produces MTEEDLESVQQTCRSLENTIRTSGLTKLSQMNCDFFLNSTLIHILLVICVTSYGQGPKKSPSQSRLSQNNLITGLEYEYYQRGDFIIGGLFSVNIDFTFIAPSFQEHIGRLLCLCPNVKRYMEIQTFIFAIDEVNKDPDLLPNITLGYHIFDTCGDKMMYIHKMLNILSGEKDVPNYNCRIQHSEVAGFVSEDFEPAEILNLYSHPKVSVIYKF; this is translated from the exons ATGACAGAGGAGGACTTAGAATCTGTGCAGCAGACATGCAGATCTTTGGAAAACACAATCAGGACTTCTGGTCTCACTAAGCTTTCACAGatgaattgtgatttttttttaaattcgacTTTAATCCATATATTACTTGTCATATGTGTCACTTCCTATGGACAAGGACCAAAGAAATCCCCATCACAGTCTAGACTCAGCCAAAATAATCTGATCACAGGACTGGAATATGAATATTATCAGAGAGGAGACTTCATCATAGGAGGACTGTTCTCGGTCAATATTGACTTTACATTTATAGCTCCATCTTTTCAAGAACATATTGGAAGGCTTCTATGTCTATG CCCAAATGTTAAACGCTACATGGAAATTCAGACTTTTATCTTCGCTATTGATGAGGTGAACAAGGACCCGGACCTCCTCCCTAATATCACTCTGGGTTATCATATATTTGATACTTGTGGAGACAAGATGATGTATATTCACAAAATGCTAAATATTTTATCAGGGGAAAAGGATGTCCCCAATTATAACTGCAGGATTCAACACAGTGAAGTCGCTGGTTTTGTCAGTGAAGATTTTGAACCAGCAGAAATTTTGAATTTATACAGTCATCCAAAAGTAAGTGTCATATACAAGTTCTAA